One genomic window of Agarivorans sp. Alg241-V36 includes the following:
- the tviB gene encoding Vi polysaccharide biosynthesis UDP-N-acetylglucosamine C-6 dehydrogenase TviB gives MDVNIAVIGLGYVGLPLAVEFAKKRSVVGFDINQGRVTELQQGEDLTQEVSNQELQEVAGNMSYSCNIEDLAKCNVFIVTVPTPITEHKQPDLTPLVRASETVAKVLKPNDIVIYESTVYPGATEEQCVPVLEKNSGLTFNSDFYVGYSPERINPGDKTHRVSTIKKITSGSTPEIATIVDDLYAEIVVVGTHKASSIKVAEAAKVIENTQRDVNIALINELALIFNRLDIDTEAVLEAAGTKWNFLPFRPGLVGGHCIGVDPYYLTHKAESIGYRPEVILAGRRINDNMGRYVVSQCIKSMVKRNISVVESKILILGLTFKENCPDIRNTKVIDIVHEFADYGVQVDTYDPWADKEECHEEYGIDLVESPQAGNYDAIILAVAHQQFKDMSVEQIRAFGKTDHVLYDLKYLLPVGASDLRL, from the coding sequence ATGGACGTGAATATTGCCGTAATTGGTTTAGGTTATGTTGGCCTGCCATTGGCTGTAGAGTTTGCTAAAAAACGCAGTGTTGTTGGTTTTGATATTAATCAAGGTCGTGTGACCGAGCTTCAACAAGGTGAAGACCTGACCCAAGAGGTTAGCAACCAAGAGCTACAAGAAGTTGCTGGCAATATGTCTTACAGCTGTAACATTGAAGACTTGGCAAAATGTAACGTGTTTATTGTGACCGTTCCTACTCCAATTACTGAGCATAAACAGCCTGATCTAACGCCTTTGGTACGCGCCAGCGAAACAGTTGCCAAGGTACTTAAACCTAATGACATCGTTATTTACGAATCAACTGTTTATCCAGGCGCTACCGAAGAACAGTGTGTTCCGGTACTAGAGAAGAATTCAGGCCTTACTTTTAATAGCGATTTCTACGTTGGTTACAGCCCAGAGCGTATCAATCCGGGCGATAAGACTCACCGTGTTTCTACAATTAAAAAAATCACTTCTGGCTCAACCCCTGAAATAGCTACGATTGTTGATGATCTTTACGCTGAAATTGTGGTGGTGGGTACCCACAAAGCCAGCAGCATTAAAGTGGCCGAAGCCGCTAAGGTGATTGAGAATACTCAGCGTGATGTAAATATTGCACTTATCAATGAATTGGCGCTTATCTTTAATCGCCTAGATATTGATACTGAAGCCGTATTGGAAGCCGCTGGTACTAAGTGGAACTTTTTACCATTCCGTCCGGGCTTAGTAGGTGGTCACTGTATTGGTGTAGACCCTTATTACCTAACCCATAAAGCAGAGTCTATTGGTTACCGTCCAGAAGTGATTCTTGCAGGCCGAAGAATTAACGACAACATGGGGCGTTATGTTGTTTCCCAGTGCATTAAGTCAATGGTGAAACGTAATATCTCGGTTGTTGAAAGTAAGATTTTGATTTTAGGTTTAACTTTTAAAGAAAACTGTCCTGATATTCGAAATACCAAAGTTATCGATATTGTTCATGAATTTGCTGATTACGGTGTTCAAGTAGACACGTACGACCCTTGGGCAGACAAAGAAGAGTGTCATGAAGAGTACGGCATTGATTTAGTTGAAAGCCCGCAAGCTGGCAACTACGACGCAATTATATTGGCGG